A single genomic interval of Devosia oryziradicis harbors:
- a CDS encoding DUF1156 domain-containing protein produces MATKKEYIAQEVARAVGAGKAVALETVDFSDPNRPKTCLEVDFPILPVNHVAVIEGNAGKPIYQMSKWWARRRSSVFRSMLIAAATKAPDDPGAAAKLVWDNYYANHQKKGAFKNIKVADIFMGGGTTLVEGSRLGMQMSGNDLNPVAWFVVKQELADVDLDEVKRLLADIEAEVKPQIMPFYYCDGPNGEKGTWTHKPTGKVMGEDFDPLSLKPEERTDYSYEGPEIIYTFWAKHGPCQVTGCGHRTPIMTDPVMAVKELTVKHWPHKCRSCSERFDIEDAEARMAPGVPLYVAPDERPYSILDPKRRVICPHCGHAEMVKLDKGKNKKVELSVLVHPEWLAGSPRAAPDGTDFGGAPQDDAISTRAWNTERARHIRLLEVRGKLPETVTCPETKVTFATGKEGGTVPKRSTFTCASCGSQQDVMNATRDSKKGGQVAGYGIQGLAPRRGNAGLPYRGRFFAPFNGQLADQYSASIEEWEQRKDGDLAEYWPRSEVPYGFMTAIANSDIRTNYGFTHWWTMFNPRQLLVLSQILKSIVETGEYSWATREYVLGAFQQYVRNQNMFCFWDISRDCLAPHMSNNNYHPKSNIVENCVFSSLGRGNWMSCAETIEAGEEWSKRPWEPVSAETLAVTHPMIAAEISGKSEKVYPGDPVQETEIFQGSSTELRQFSDRSIDLVITDPPFGGLLHYSELADFFHAWLRLPLKEKYPEYFGPEYTPKSMEAVSNKAREPEDPDGFYQRLLTACWREAYRILKPGGVLAFTFHHSEDAPWVSVLESLFDAGFYLEATYPIRSDETKGEGEFGSKTIEYDIVHVCRKRIHEPKAVSWARMRREVLADVRQLQGLLENHARRGLPEADIQVIRRGKALEYFSQHYGKVFVDEGRPISVKDALVGINQLIDEDANKGAVPPPVTAEPITRQFLRIFDGKTELARDQMQKTLRGSGIAPDEFVNRGWAREERKVFHLNDPLEIARDWQGRHRRRLTVDLDQALVLMGACFDGSGINAADTLKNDNFRPHPALKGLLEWFSKHGASQSSRNASSRALTIYNDWAASNKEAAAQLSLFLEDGL; encoded by the coding sequence ATGGCCACAAAGAAGGAATATATTGCACAGGAAGTGGCGCGCGCTGTCGGAGCGGGCAAAGCCGTCGCGCTGGAGACGGTTGATTTCAGCGACCCCAACCGGCCAAAGACCTGTCTCGAGGTCGATTTCCCAATCCTCCCCGTCAATCATGTGGCGGTCATCGAGGGCAATGCCGGCAAGCCCATCTACCAGATGTCGAAATGGTGGGCGCGCCGCCGATCGAGCGTCTTCCGCTCCATGTTGATTGCTGCAGCTACAAAGGCGCCTGACGATCCAGGTGCCGCTGCGAAGCTGGTTTGGGACAACTACTATGCCAACCACCAGAAGAAGGGCGCCTTCAAAAATATCAAGGTCGCGGACATCTTCATGGGCGGAGGCACCACACTGGTGGAGGGATCACGCCTTGGCATGCAGATGTCGGGGAACGATCTGAATCCCGTCGCTTGGTTCGTCGTCAAGCAGGAGCTGGCGGATGTTGACCTTGATGAGGTCAAGCGCCTGCTTGCCGACATTGAGGCGGAGGTCAAGCCCCAGATCATGCCGTTCTACTATTGCGACGGTCCGAACGGGGAGAAGGGGACCTGGACGCATAAGCCGACAGGCAAGGTGATGGGAGAGGATTTCGATCCGCTGTCCCTGAAGCCTGAGGAGCGAACGGACTACAGCTACGAAGGTCCTGAGATCATCTACACCTTTTGGGCCAAGCATGGGCCCTGCCAGGTGACGGGCTGCGGCCACCGCACGCCGATCATGACCGACCCGGTCATGGCGGTAAAGGAGCTGACAGTGAAGCATTGGCCGCACAAGTGCCGGTCGTGCAGCGAACGCTTCGACATTGAAGATGCCGAAGCGCGTATGGCGCCCGGCGTCCCGCTCTATGTGGCGCCGGACGAGAGACCCTATTCGATCCTCGACCCCAAAAGGCGTGTCATCTGCCCCCATTGCGGTCATGCCGAAATGGTGAAGCTGGACAAGGGCAAGAACAAGAAGGTCGAACTTTCGGTCCTGGTTCATCCTGAGTGGCTGGCAGGCAGCCCGAGGGCAGCGCCGGATGGTACCGATTTCGGCGGTGCACCGCAGGACGATGCGATATCGACGCGTGCCTGGAACACTGAGCGGGCGCGCCATATTCGCCTTCTGGAGGTGCGTGGCAAGCTTCCTGAGACCGTTACCTGCCCAGAGACCAAGGTGACCTTCGCGACCGGAAAGGAAGGCGGCACCGTTCCGAAGCGGTCCACCTTCACCTGCGCCTCCTGCGGATCGCAGCAGGACGTGATGAATGCAACTCGCGACTCCAAGAAGGGGGGACAGGTCGCGGGCTACGGCATCCAAGGGCTAGCGCCCAGGCGCGGTAATGCTGGCTTACCCTATAGAGGGAGGTTCTTTGCGCCATTCAACGGGCAGCTGGCTGACCAATACAGCGCGTCGATTGAGGAGTGGGAGCAGCGCAAGGATGGCGATCTTGCGGAGTATTGGCCTCGCTCAGAGGTTCCCTATGGCTTCATGACGGCCATCGCCAACAGCGACATTCGCACGAACTATGGGTTCACGCATTGGTGGACCATGTTTAATCCACGGCAACTACTCGTGCTGTCCCAAATCCTGAAGAGCATCGTCGAGACTGGCGAATACAGTTGGGCAACCCGTGAATACGTTTTGGGTGCTTTCCAACAGTATGTCCGAAATCAGAATATGTTCTGCTTCTGGGATATTAGTCGCGATTGCCTAGCCCCGCACATGAGCAACAACAACTACCACCCGAAATCGAACATAGTTGAAAACTGTGTATTCAGCTCGTTGGGCCGGGGAAACTGGATGTCATGTGCTGAAACGATAGAGGCGGGCGAAGAGTGGTCTAAGAGGCCATGGGAGCCAGTCAGCGCTGAAACGCTTGCTGTGACTCACCCCATGATCGCAGCTGAGATTTCAGGCAAGAGTGAAAAGGTTTATCCTGGCGACCCTGTCCAGGAAACCGAGATCTTCCAGGGATCCTCGACAGAACTGCGCCAATTCTCGGACCGATCGATAGACTTGGTAATCACCGATCCACCCTTCGGTGGCCTTCTCCATTATTCGGAACTCGCGGATTTCTTCCATGCCTGGCTGCGCCTGCCCCTGAAGGAAAAGTACCCGGAATACTTCGGTCCCGAATACACTCCAAAGTCGATGGAAGCCGTGTCGAACAAGGCTCGTGAGCCTGAGGATCCGGATGGCTTTTATCAGCGTCTCCTGACCGCATGCTGGCGCGAGGCATACCGCATCCTGAAGCCAGGCGGCGTCTTGGCGTTCACCTTCCACCATAGCGAGGATGCACCTTGGGTATCGGTGCTCGAGTCGCTGTTCGACGCCGGCTTCTACCTTGAGGCGACCTACCCCATCCGCTCAGACGAAACCAAGGGGGAAGGTGAGTTCGGTTCAAAGACCATTGAGTACGACATAGTGCATGTGTGCAGAAAACGCATCCACGAGCCTAAGGCGGTCAGTTGGGCGCGAATGCGCCGCGAGGTTCTAGCGGATGTCCGACAGCTTCAGGGGTTGCTGGAAAACCACGCCCGCCGGGGCCTGCCGGAAGCTGATATCCAAGTCATCCGGCGCGGCAAGGCTCTCGAGTACTTTTCGCAGCACTACGGCAAGGTGTTCGTCGATGAAGGCCGGCCGATCTCAGTCAAGGATGCATTGGTTGGTATCAACCAACTGATCGACGAAGATGCAAACAAGGGGGCCGTGCCGCCGCCAGTCACCGCCGAGCCGATCACCCGCCAATTCCTGCGGATCTTTGACGGAAAAACCGAGCTTGCTCGGGACCAAATGCAGAAAACGCTGCGAGGATCAGGCATAGCTCCCGACGAATTCGTGAACCGTGGATGGGCGCGGGAAGAGCGGAAGGTTTTCCACCTCAACGACCCTCTGGAGATAGCGCGAGACTGGCAAGGGCGTCACCGCCGGCGTCTGACAGTGGATCTGGACCAGGCCCTCGTCCTCATGGGCGCATGCTTCGATGGCAGCGGCATCAACGCCGCTGATACGCTTAAGAACGACAACTTCCGCCCGCATCCGGCGCTTAAAGGACTCCTTGAATGGTTCTCTAAGCACGGTGCCTCCCAATCGAGTCGCAATGCATCGTCACGGGCGTTGACCATCTACAACGATTGGGCAGCCAGTAACAAAGAAGCAGCCGCGCAGCTGTCGCTGTTCCTGGAGGATGGATTATGA